In Callospermophilus lateralis isolate mCalLat2 chromosome 18, mCalLat2.hap1, whole genome shotgun sequence, one DNA window encodes the following:
- the Plaur gene encoding urokinase plasminogen activator surface receptor, with protein MGRLPLPPLPLLLLLLQTCVPASWGLRCMQCDSIGCHQAEECALGQDLCRTTVLHVWGSEEELEVVERGCAHSEKTNRTMSYRTGSQIISLTETVCGFNLCNQPRSVRSRNSRYGRYLECVSCTSSDMSCERGREQSLQCRYPGEQCVEVVTHRSLEGNTRDEQHSRGCGYLPGCPGPTGFHNNHTFHFLQCCNTTRCNRGPVLELQNLPPNGIQCYSCEGNSTHGCSPTETSLIDCHGPMDHCLEALGTNGLESQSYTIRGCATASWCHGSHVADTFSLTRLNVSCCSQSGCNHPVQDGQYRRSGAPGQPGPAHLSLTITLLATIRLWGGVLL; from the exons ATGGGCCGCCTGCCGCTGCCGCCGCTGCCGCTGCTCCTGCTGCTGCTTCAGACCTGCGTTCCAG cCTCCTGGGGCCTGCGGTGCATGCAGTGTGACAGCATCGGGTGCCACCAGGCGGAAGAGTGCGCCCTTGGCCAGGACCTCTGCAGGACCACAGTCCTTCACGTATGGGGAAG TGAAGAAGAGTTGGAGGTGGTGGAGAGAGGCTGTGCCCACTCAGAGAAAACCAACAGGACCATGAGCTACCGGACCGGCTCACAGATCATCAGCCTTACAGAGACTGTGTGTGGATTCAATTTGTGCAACCAACCCAGATCTG TTCGATCGCGCAACTCCCGCTATGGCCGTTACCTTGAATGTGTCTCCTGCACCTCATCGGACATGAGCTGCGAGAGGGGCCGGGAGCAGAGCCTGCAATGCCGCTACCCTGGAGAGCAGTGTGTCGAGGTGGTGACCCACCGGAGCCTGGAAG GAAACACAAGGGATGAGCAACACTCCCGGGGCTGTGGCTACCTTCCTGGCTGCCCAGGTCCCACTGGCTTTCACAACAACCACACTTTCCACTTCCTGCAGTGCTGTAACACCACCAGATGCAACAGGGGCCCAG TCCTGGAACTTCAAAATCTGCCACCAAATGGAATCCAGTGTTACAGCTGTGAGGGCAACAGCACCCATGGATGTTCCCCCACAGAGACTTCCCTTATCGACTGCCATGGCCCCATGGATCACTGTCTGGAAGCCTTAGGCACTAATG ggctggagagccagagCTACACCATAAGAGGCTGTGCGACTGCCTCCTGGTGCCATGGCTCCCACGTGGCGGACACCTTCAGCCTGACCCGTCTCAATGTCTCCTGCTGTTCTCAAAGTGGCTGTAACCACCCGGTCCAAGATGGCCAGTATCGCAGAAGTGGTGCCCCTGGCCAGCCTGGCCCTGCACACCTCAGCCTCACCATCACTCTGCTTGCGACCATAAGGCTATGGGGAGGCGTGCTTCTCTGA
- the Cadm4 gene encoding cell adhesion molecule 4: protein MGRARRFQWPLLLLWVAAAGPGSGQEVQTENVTVAEGGVAEITCRLHQYDGSIVVIQNPARQTLFFNGTRALKDERFQLEEFSPRRVRIRLSDARLEDEGGYFCQLYTEDTHHQIATLTVLVAPENPVVEVREQAVEGGEVELSCLVPRSRPAAVLRWYRDRKELKGVSSGQENGKVWSVASTVRFRVDRKDDGGIVICEAQNQALPSGHSKQTQYVLDVQYSPTARIHASQAVVREGDTLVLTCAVTGNPRPNQIRWNRGNESLPERAEALGETLTLPGLASADNGTYTCEASNKHGHARALYVLVVYDPGAVVEAQTSVPYAIVGGILALLVFLIICVLVGMVWCSVRQKGSYLTHEASGLDEQGEAREAFLNGSDGHKRKEEFFI, encoded by the exons aTGGGCCGGGCCCGGCGCTTCCAGTGGCCGCTGCTGCTGCTATGGGTGGCCGCGGCGGGGCCAG GTTCCGGACAAGAAGTACAGACAGAGAATGTGACGGTGGCTGAGGGCGGGGTGGCAGAGATCACCTGCCGTCTGCACCAGTATGATGGGTCTATAGTTGTCATCCAGAACCCAGCACGGCAGACGCTCTTCTTCAATGGCACCCGTG CCCTGAAGGACGAGCGTTTCCAGCTTGAGGAGTTCTCCCCGCGCAGGGTGAGGATCCGGCTCTCAGATGCCCGCCTGGAAGACGAAGGGGGTTACTTCTGCCAGCTCTACACGGAGGATACCCACCACCAGATTGCCACACTCACCGTGCTAG TGGCCCCGGAGAATCCAGTGGTGGAGGTCCGAGAGCAGGCGGTGGAGGGTGGAGAGGTGGAGCTCAGCTGCTTAGTTCCACGGTCGCGACCTGCCGCAGTCCTGCGCTGGTACCGGGACCGCAAAGAACTGAAAG gagtgagcagcggccaGGAAAATGGCAAGGTCTGGAGCGTGGCTAGCACAGTGCGGTTCCGTGTGGACCGCAAAGACGATGGCGGTATTGTCATCTGTGAGGCACAGAATCAGGCGCTGCCCTCTGGACACAGCAAGCAGACGCAGTATGTGCTGGACGTGCAGT ATTCTCCCACGGCCCGTATCCACGCCTCCCAGGCCGTGGTGAGGGAGGGAGACACGTTGGTGCTCACGTGTGCTGTCACGGGGAACCCCAG GCCAAACCAGATCCGCTGGAACCGTGGGAATGAGTCTCTCCCAGAGAGGGCCGAGGCTCTGGGGGAGACTCTCACGCTGCCTGGCCTAGCTTCAGCGGATAATGGCACCTACACTTGCGAGGCGTCCAACAAACATGGCCACGCGAGGGCGCTCTACGTGCTGGTAGTCTATG ACCCTGGTGCCGTGGTAGAGGCTCAGACGTCGGTTCCCTACGCCATTGTGGGCGGCATCCTGGCACTGCTGGTGTTTCTGATCATATGTGTGCTAGTGGGCATGGTCTGGTGCTCTGTACGACAGAAGG GCTCCTATCTGACCCACGAGGCCAGTGGCTTGGACGAGCAGGGAGAAGCAAGAGAAGCCTTCCTCAATGGCAGTGACGGACACAAGAGGAAAGAAGAATTCTTCATCTGA
- the Srrm5 gene encoding serine/arginine repetitive matrix protein 5 produces the protein MPSPKRSSKPSMSVASTGSSMPATAPISPASLKVTKSAMPNTSSVAPKPSTSPNSVMSPSSSKSTKSSSTKSATSNQSRSKSQVRNKVRTPSRASTDTRTSKGSKTSSTKHHHQKGTHSRGRTPGRRSSRSSRRSPSRASTPSRMRTHGTKSGLAKRARTPTSHPKRSRDKSYSRLRTNTQEKSDSQLKNMSRKKSYGPREALGVGSSSRLPVTPSRSKSYSPTRTPFQGKGNSQSPTPTRRAKSSSQMTAPRREPSYSPTEVAERTKTHSQSSTPSRTRSHSGSKTPRKTRSHSRRRTHSRMRSHSWKRNHSRARSHNWKGTPRHRRRYSQSRTHRRRKSQNHSRTLRKERGHNWSRTPSEERSHSHSRSGSKERDLSPSRTSSKESDHSQSRTTRRKKDPGQPTTSKSLNAKRSPSRKRTSSQDRTRSKTRNCSQSKFPSGAQTLGQDNSQDNTPTTKAISPGERSSSSSSKLA, from the exons ATGCCTTCACCTAAGAGATCCTCAAAGCCCAGCATGTCTGTGGCTTCTACTGGATCCTCCATGCCTGCTACGGCTCCCATATCTCCTGCCTCCTTGAAGGTCACCAAATCAGCAATGCCCAACACCTCCTCAGTAGCCCCCAAGCCATCAACATCCCCCAACTCAGTCATGAGCCCAAGTAGTTCCAAGTCCACCAAATCATCAAGTACAAAGTCGGCCACTTCTAACCAGTCCCGTAGCAAGTCCCAAGTCCGCAATAAGGTAAGAACGCCCAGTAGGGCAAGCACCGACACAAGGACCAGCAAAGGCAGCAAGACCAGCAGCACAAAACACCATCATCAGAAAGGCACGCACAGCCGGGGTCGCACACCTGGCAGAAGGAGCAGTCGCAGCTCTAGGAGGTCACCCAGCAGGGCCAGCACTCCTAGCAGGATGAGAACTCATGGTACCAAATCAGGCTTAGCTAAAAGGGCGAGAACTCCTACTTCCCATCCAAAACGGAGTCGGGACAAGAGTTATAGCCGGCTTAGAACCAACACCCAGGAAAAGAGCGACAGCCAGCTTAAAAATATGAGCAGGAAAAAGAGTTATGGCCCACGAGAAGCCTTAGGTGTGGGGAGCAGTTCCAGGTTGCCTGTAACCCCCAGCCGCTCAAAGAGTTACAGCCCAACTAGAACACCCTTTCAGGGGAAGGGCAACAGCCAGTCTCCAACACCAACAAGGAGAGCGAAGAGTTCTAGTCAGATGACGGCCCCCAGGAGGGAACCAAGTTACAGCCCAACTGAAGTGGCCGAGAGGACCAAGAC TCACAGCCAGTCCAGCACCCCCAGCAGGACCCGAAGTCATAGCGGATCTAAAACCCCTAGAAAAACGAGAAGTCACAGTCGGAGGAGGACCCACAGCAGGATGAGAAGTCACAGTTGGAAGAGAAATCATAGTAGGGCAAGAAGTCACAACTGGAAGGGAACTCCCAGACATAGAAGAAGATACAGTCAGTCTAGAACCCACAGGAGGAGGAAAAGTCAGAACCATTCTAGAACCCTCAGAAAGGAAAGAGGTCACAATTGGTCAAGAACCCCCAGTGAGGAAAGAAGTCACAGCCATTCTAGAAGTGGCAGCAAGGAGAGAGACCTTAGCCCATCTAGAACTTCCAGCAAGGAGTCAGATCACAGCCAATCTAGAACCACCAGGAGGAAGAAAGATCCTGGACAACCTACAACTTCTAAGAGTCTCAATGCGAAGAGATCTCCTAGCaggaaaagaacttccagtcaggACAGAACACGTAGCAAGACAAGGAACTGCTCACAATCAAAATTTCCCAGTGGAGCCCAAACCCTAGGCCAGGACAATAGTCAAGACAATACTCCTACCACTAAAGCCATCTCACCTGGGGAGAGGtcttcatcatcttcttctaagcTGGCGTAG